In Stanieria sp. NIES-3757, the DNA window CAGTAAAATACTGGCAGAAAATTTTTCAAAATGTTCATGAGGAAAAAGTTAATAGCTGGGCATTTCGCTGGACATTTGCTTGTTGGCTTCAAAGTGGTTTAACTGTTCTTCCTAATGTCAACTTGGTAAGCAATATTGGTTTTGGGACAGAAAGTACTCACACCACCAAAACTAAAAACATTTTTGCCAATCTTCCTGTAGAAGAGATGGATTTTCCTCTTCAACATCCACCCTTTGTCATGCGAGATGTTCAAGCAGATCGCTTTACCCAAAAGTACAATTATACTCTTCCCTTTACTAAACGTTTAATCAATAAAACTCAAAAGATATTTAGTCGGTATTTTGCCTAAAGTGTATTAGGATTAATACTATTTTTACTGTCGCCAACGATTTAAACCTGCACAAGCTTAGAGATCGACCAATGACCATCAATCTCAACGAACTCATGCTCAATGATAAATATGTTTGTACTGAAGCGCAAATCCAAGAAATGCAGCAATTACTCTCATCCTGCCCTAATAATTCACCATCAGTAGAACAAATGTGGCAAATGATGGATCAAGTTTGGGATCGACTCGGTTGTGATAATGAAAATCTTGATTGGGACAAAATTTCTGCCTTCTACAATCATCCAGTCTGGATTTTAAATGGTTTATTTATCGAACAGCATGAGCTATCAAAACAGCATCGTCAGTGCATATCTAACTGGATCAATCTTCATAGTGAAAAAATTCAATCTGTTGTCGATTATGGTGGAGGGATGGGAACTCTAGCTAAATTAATTGCAGACAATAATCCCAATCTTAGTATAGATATCTACGAACCCTATCCCAGTCAAGTAGCCATTGAGCGATTAAGTACTTATCCTGCTGTTCAATTCATTGACAAGCTAAACAGCAACGCCTATGATTGCCTCGTCAGTACCGATGTCTTAGAACACGTTGTCGATCCTCTTAATCTATTTGCTCAGATGATCGATTCTGTAAAATTAGGTGGATATTTAATTATTGTTAATTGTTTCGATCCAATCATTAAATGCCATCTTCCGAGAACTTTTCATTTACGTTATACATTTAAAATCTTCGCGAACTTAATGGGACTCAAATCGATTGGAATTTGTCAGGGAAATCGTCATGCGAAAGTGTACCTTAAAGCAACCGAAAAACCACTCAATTGGCAGCAAATCAGAAGAGTAGAAACATTATCAAAATCTGTTTACCCATTACTAAACTTGCTGGATCAAAGCTATAGGGGTTTAAAAAAATACGCAAAATGAAAGTAACCCATGTAAATAGATCGGATACTGGTGGAGGAGCAGCAATAGCAGCTTATCGATTACATAAAAAAATGCTGGAGCTAGGGATTGACTCCCAAATGGTGGTTGATGATAAAAACAGCGACGACTATACCGTAATCGGTTCATCCAACCTGTTTGGCAAAGGATGGGGTAAGATTCAATCAACTCTAAATAATCTACCTTTGCGTTTTTATCAACATCGCGATCGCGTGCATTTTTCTCTGCAATGGTTACCCAGTAACATTAATGCTCGACTAGATGCGATCGCTCCAGATTTAATTCATCTACATTGGATTGGTGGTGGTTATTTTCCTGTCGAAAAAATCGCTCAATTTAACCGTCCGCTTGTTTGGACGTTACATGATATGTGGGCGTTTACTGGAGGTTGTCATTATAGCCAACAATGCGATCGCTATAAGCAATCTTGTGGTCAATGTCCCATCCTCAAAAGTAACCAAAATTGGGATTTTTCTCGCTGGTTGTGGCGACGTAAAGCTAAAGCATGGCAGGATATCGATCTAACGATTGTTACCCCTAGTAAATGGTTAGCTCAGTGTGCTAGTGCTAGTTCTTTATTTAAAGGTTTACGAATTGAAGTCATTCCCAACGGTTTGAATAGTAAAAAATATAAGCCTATTGATAAACAGCTAGCCAAATCTTTATTGGACTTACCCCAAGATAAACAAATCATTTTATTTGGTGCAATTAATGCCACTGGCGATCCTAGAAAAGGCTTTCATTTACTCATGCCAGCTTTGCAAAAACTTAAAAGTTATTCTACAAGCGATCACATAGAATTAGTCGTTTTTGGTGCTTCTCAACCAAGAAATCCACCAGATTTTGGCTTTAAAGTTAATTATCAAGGAAAATTAAATGATGATGTTTCAATAGCATTACTCTATGCTGCTGCAGATATTTTTGTTGCTCCTTCTGTTCAAGATAATTTACCCAATACAGTGATGGAAGCATTGGCTTGTGGGACTCCTTGTGCTGCTTTTAAGATCGGCGGTATGCCCGATCTGATTGACCATCAACAAAATGGCTATTTAGCAACAGCATACGAGCCTGAAGATTTAGCGCGGGGAATTGCTTGGATACTAGAAAACCCAGAACGTTGGCAACATTTATCAATTGGTGCCAGAGCCAAAGTAGAACGGGAATATACTATTGAAAGACAAGCCCAGACATACCTCAAACTTTATGAAGATATTTTAGAAGAGCGTAATGCAACTAAATTTAACTAACAACTATAAACAGAAGATTTTAACTAATAAAAATGATAAAGCTATTTTCCTTTTTTTTGGTTTAGCTTTATGGGTTTTTATTCCTATTTTAGGAATTTTTCCCTTAATCTTTTTTATTCATCTTAATCAAAAAGAAAAAAGTAAACTAAATTTCGTCATTTCCTTAATAGTAATTCTGACAATTACTATTTTTGTTTCTTCTTTAGATATTATTTCTGATCTTGCGGTTTATGTTAATAATTACCGTAACTTAGGAACTCAAAATCCTTTTGAAATTTCTGGAGCGCAACAGCTTGAATTTGTTTTATGGTTGATTAGTTATCCAGTGTTTTTACTATCTGATGGTTCTAATTATGCTTTTATCTTTTTCTGGTCTTTTATATTTAATTCCCTTACTTTTTGGGTGATTGCTAAGGGATTTTCTTATAAAAATCATGGATTACTTTTATTATTTATTGTTTCCAATCCTATTTTTATTAACTTTCAAGGTTTTTTGGTTAGACAATATTTTGCAACTTTGCTTTTCTTAATTGCCATTGTTCACATAGACAAAAAATTGATTAGTTGGGGACTTTATTTTCTCAGTTTAGTTACCCATCTCACAAATATTATTTATCTTCCTATCTTATTGCTTTACGATAAAAATCGTTTATTTAAAAACAAAATTGTAATGATTTTAATCATTATGATAGCGGTAATCTTGCCTTTTAGTAGCACTATAATAATAGATTTAGCCGATCGCCTAGCTGGATTTTTACCAGCCCAATATGGTGCAATCATTCTGTCTAAAACTGCTTATTATGGTAGAGAAGAAACTACTGAAGCTCAAATTATTGTTCCTTTGCTAGAAAATCTCTTGATTTTTCTACTTATTTTTGTTTTTGTAAAAACTAAAAAGATTAAAACTGCTCAAGAAAAATTTCTTTATTTTTTATATCCTGCTTTAATCTTTCTCATGTATATAGGTAAAGATATTCATATGTTTTCCAATCGAGTAGCCTTTTTACTTTTTCCTTTAAGTGGAATTTTTTATTATTTTCTGATCGAACACAAGTGGATAATGTTAAAGAAGTTTATCCTAACATTTCTGATTGTTGTTAAAATTATGTATTTTAACTATTATTTATACAATATTAGTATAGGCAACAATGTTTTTCATTTTTTAGATGACAAAGTATATAGTTCTAGTGTTTTTGACTATATAGAAAATGTATCTAATAATTTTGCTAAAGACGTTAAAATTAAAGAACTTCCTAATCGTAGTTTTATTTAAATATGTTTACAACTAAGCTGATATGTATTTAGATTGAAATTTTTAAAATTTAAACTTTTAGAGCTTCTGGTGATTTAATTTAAGAGAAAATTAAGCCGTTATCTATTTGACTATTTTTGATAATTGGTATTATTTGAGAGCGATGAAATGGATAATTTTTTAGTTTCAATAATTACTGTGGTTTTTAATGGAAAAAAATATCTAGAACAAGCTATACAATCAGTAATTAATCAATCTTACAAAAACATAGAATATATTATTATCGATGGTGGTTCAACAGATGGAACAATAGAGATTATCAAAAGATATGAGGGGAACATTGACCATTGGATTAGCGAAAGCGATCGCGGTCTTTATGATGCGATGAATAAGGGAATTGCTTTGGCTAATGGAGAAATTATCGGCATTTTAAATAGTGACGATTTATATTTTCAAGACACAGTTTTAGAAGTAGTAAAAGCCTATCAAAATTATCAGCATCCCTGTGTTATTTACGGTAATATGCTTAAGTTTAATGACGAACAGGGAAAAGTATCTTGGCATCGAGGAGATTTAACCGCTCATGCTTTTAAAACAGCCAGAATTGCTATCAATCATCCTACCTGTTTTGTCCAGCGATCTCTTTATAAAAAATTCGGTGGATTTAAACCTGAATATGAAGTAGGTGCAGATCGAGAATTAATGATGAGATTCCACAGTCAAGGTGTGACTTTTATTAATACTAATAAAACTCTCGCTAAATTTCGACTAGGAGGCACAACTTCGTATCAAAGTTTAGTAAGTATTTTTAAACGCGAAATCATTCAAGAATATAAATTATTAAATTCCTACGCCATCAATGAAAAAATAATTGCACTTGTCTTATTTAAAAAAGTAATTCAAGCATCAAGAAAATGGTTATTATATAAACTTTTGGGAGAAAAATTAACTAATCAAATTATTATGTTTTACGTTAGCAAAAAATTTACTCTTCCCAGTTAATCATTTATCCTTCTTCTGTAAAAGTGGATTAAAATCTAGATTTTTCGAGAGTGATATAAGAGAGATAATTATACACACTTATAGTCAAAGCGTAAAATTTAAAAATTAACCATGAAACTGGCTTTTTTAGCAGGGCAAAATTCAATCCATACGGTACGCTGGGTAAATGCAATGGTAGAGAAAGTGAGTGAATTACACTTGCTGACAATGCACCAACCTAATGATCCTATCGATCAAAGAGTTAAAATCCATCAATTACCTTACCAAGCTCCTCATGGCTATTTTTTTAACCGCAAGCACCTCAAAAAAATCTTAGCCAACCTTCAACCAGATTTATTACACGTTCATTACGCCAGTGGTTATGGAACTTTAGGTCGTCTTACTGGTTATCATCCCTTAATCTTATCGGTTTGGGGTAGTGATGTTTATGATTTTCCTGCAACCAGTTTCCTACACCGTGCTATAGTCGCAGCTAATCTTCGTCAAGCCGACTGGGTATGTTCTACTAGTGAAGTAATGGCAAAACAAACCCAGTCTATTTGTCCCGATCTTCCCAATCTAAGTATGACACCCTTTGGGATCGATATTGAAAAGTTTAGTCCCGTCCCTACATTACGGGATGACAATTATTTAACCGTGGGGACAGTGAAAAGATTAACACCCAAATATGGGATCGATATTTTACTCAAAGCCTTTGCTCAAGCTAAAACAATGGCAGCTATTGATCATCCCGCAATTGCTAATAAACTTAGATTAATGATTGTGGGTGATGGTTCCCAAAAAAAAGAGCTAGAATCTTTAGCACAACAACTCAAGATACAAGATATTACAAATTTTGTGGGTGCAGTCCCACACGAACAAGTTCCCCATTATCTTAATCAAATGGATATCTATGTCGCAGCTAGTCGTTTAGATAGCGAAAGTTTTGGGGTAGCAGTGTTAGAAGCTTCAGCTTGTGGTTTACCCGTCGTTGTTTCCGATGCAGGAGGTTTACCAGAAGTTGTAGAAGATCGAGTAACGGGTTATATTACTCCTAAAGAAAATGTTGAGGCTACAGCCAAAGCCATCTTACGACTGATTCAAAACGAGCAAGACCGCACTTTAATGGGTTTAGCAGGAAGAAAACTAGTTTGCGATCGCTATGTTTGGCAAGATAACGTAGAGCTTATGGGACAAATTTATCAGGAACTGTTACATAAAACCCAAAATATTCTCAATAATTAAGTCATTTCTGAATTTCCTTACCCAAAAAATTAAGAGGAATATCTAAGCTCGACTTTATCAACTTGAAATTTAGAAACTTTGATAGTTGATTAGGAACAACTATTAAATCTCATCTACTAAACAATTGTAATTTATGGTTATTTCACCTGACTCATTTGCCAACGATTTACCTTCAGTAACAGTTGCTATTCCTACCTATAACGAAGAAGCCTATATAGAAAAAGTTGTTCAAGAATTTTTGGCTAGTAAATATCCCAGACTAATCGAAATTATAATTGCCGATGGCAACAGTAGCGATCGCACTCAGGAAATAGTTAAAAAAATTTCCTTATTAGACAAACGAGTCAAGCTCATAATTAATCCACACAAAATTCAATCCTACGCTCTTAATTTAATCTTGCAGCAAGCCAAAGGAGACATTTTTTTGCGTGCAGATGCTCATTGTGAATATGCCTCTGATTATGTAGAAAAATGTATCAAAGCTTTGCTAGAAACTAAAGCCGACAATGCAGGTGGCGCACAGCGTTTTGTTGCTGCTGGTGCTTTTCAAGCAGGAGTAGCCATAGCTGCTAATAGTATTTTAGGTAATGGTGGTGCAAAATATAGAAATATTAATTATAACGGTTATGCCGATACTGTATATCTAGGGTGTTTTTGGCGTAAAGCATTATTAGAAGTAGATAACAACTCTGATTTAGAAGAGATTAATGTTTTTGACACCTCTCAAATCACGAATCAAGATGCAGAATTAAATCAAAAATTACTCAATCACAATCCCGAAGCTATCTATGTAAGCTCAGATATTAAAGTGTGGTACTATCCAAGAAAAACTTGGAAATCTTTATGGATTCAATATTTTAAATATGGTAGAGGACGCTATCTTACTAGTGTAAAACATCCAGATAGAATGCAACTTCGAGGTAAATTACCCTTTTTATTTATCTTGACTCTAATTTTACTGTTATTGCTTGATTTGTTTTTTTCTAATCTTAATTTACATATACGGGAAATAATTCTAGCTGGTTTATCGATCCCTTTTCTCGAAAGTTTACGTGTCAATTGGAAGCTAAAAAATCGATTTGCTAATGAGATCTGGCGAGGAAAACCTGAACTAATACCATCTTTATTAACTCGTTGGTTTTACACTGGAATTGTCATCTTAACAATGCCTTTGGCTCATTTTTTTGGTTATGGTTTTCAACTATGTAAAAATACAATTTTACAGATTAGGGGTTGGTAATCTGATTGATTCTATAGGTCAATTTTGGAGTTTGAGTGCTTAGATGAAATATTTAAATGTTTACTACAGTTGGAGCTTTTTTAGCTGTTAGCTGAGATCTTGACTCAAATTACAAACTATTTGTATATAGCCTTATTTATTCTATTTCATCTTAGAGATCAAGTATTTTTACTAAAGATATAGTCATTTCAATTTAGATTGAGACAATCTATTCTTGCTATGAAAGGTTTTCAGCTGAAAAAATGTTTCATTCTTATTTAAAACAACTATATCTTCAAGCTATTTTAATCAAAATAAATTAGAACCTTTTTTGACACAGATAATATTTTGATAGACAAAAATTTCGTGAGTAGTTGGGTTATATTGCCCTAATGGTAATAAACCTGTCGGTAACAAACGATAAAAATTATAATTTTCTCCCAAAAGGTCGACAAAATCTTTCATAAATACTCTAGAAACAGTATTTATATGAGTAAATTCAAATTGAATTATTTCAATTTTTCCTTGTTGAATGGCTTCTTTAGCTCCAGCTAATACTTTTAATTCATGTCCTTCAACATCAATTTTTAAAAGCTCGATTTTCTCAAGATTATAATTTTGAATTACTGTATCCACGGTTGAAACTTCCACTTCTACAGTAGTACTTTCTGAACGATGAATTGTTTCGATCACACCTTTAAATAAGGTTGCATGAGTAGAGCCATTATTATTTTTATAATCATAAAGAACTAGCTTACCTTCTTGTTCCGATAAAGCTTGATTAAACAAAACAATATTTGGTGATTTTATTTGCTCTTTTAAACAAGAAAAATTCTGAGGATGAGGTTCAAAACAAAATATTTTTGAGTTAGGATTTAATTGTTGACAAATAAGACTATATTTACCTCGATTAGCTCCAACATCAAAAATGACAGGATTAGTAATTTGAGTTAAGTATCTTTTTAAGAAAAATAATTCTCCAGTAATCGATAAATCTTGGTAATTGCGTAAACCCAATCCTTTTGAACCCAAAGTAAAAAATAATCTATTTAATTTAACAAATTGAGGTTTGGCAAAAATTCGAGCATACCAATAAGTAAGTTTTTCAGCTAAATTCATATTCTTTAAATAATTAAAATTAATTACAATATCTTAGTTTTAATTGCCTGAAAATAAACTAAATTTTGGCGAAATCTGAAGGGTATACAGAGAGCTTTAGTTAACATCCAACCAGTTTTAAACATTGGGGGATAAAAAATACAAGCAAAATAGGCAGCAATAGCATAAGAAATTACAGTTGCGATCGCAGCACCGTTGCCTTGATAAGTAGGAATTAGGCAAAAATTCAAGACTACATTAGTTAATGCACCTATACTGGTAGTCGCAAAACTAAATACCGTAAAATTTTCTACCATTAACCATTTGCTACGAGCTACGCCTAAAAAGACGAAAACTCCAGCCCAAATGTGCCATGATAAAATTTCTCCTGCTTCAGCATATTCTGCACCTAGTAATCTAATCATTAAAGGTTTTGCTACAAAAGTCATCGGAATAGCAATTGCTAACGCTATCCAAACCATAAAATCATATAATTGTTGTAATTTAGAGTAGTATTCTTGCTCACTTCTTTGTTTGGCTTGAATAATTGCAGGATAAACTGAAGAACAAATTGCGATTGGGATAAAATACCAAATTTCGGAAAATCTCACCGCAGCAGCATAATTTCCTACGGCTTGATCATTAGCTAGATTACCCAACATTACTTGATCGATTTTCATGTAAATAGCAACCATCACCCCAGATAAAATTAGGGGACAAGAATCTTTCAGTAATCTACTTGCTTGTAACCAATTAAACCGCCAATTAAAAACAGAATAATGATGTTGCCAATACACACAAATTTTAGCGATCGCTTTAGCCAAGTAGTCAAATAGTACTAACCAAACAAAAGCAATCAAAGGAAATTGCCAAATCACAAAAATTAATTTGGTTAAAGAACTTAAAATTAATTGTACACTTCTAAAAATGACGATCGCTCCTGATTTAACTTGAGATTGAAACCAATAATCAATCACATCAAAAGAAGTAAAAACCAAACCAAAAGCAATAATTAAAGTCATCCAGCGAGTTTGCCAGTCATCATTAAAAGTCAGAATGCTAACCCCGATCAAACTGCAAGCAGCTAACGAACCAATTAATTTTAAAACAAAAGATGAACCGAGAATAGTATTAGTATGTTCTTTGTCTCGAACTAAATTACGAACGACAATATCATCTAATCCTAATTTGGCAATAGCTTCAAATAAACCTACAAAGCTGATGCAATAGCTTAGTTTGCCAAAGTTCGCCGAACCTAAATATCTAACTACATAAATAACTACCACAAAGTTGATTACCATACCCAAGAGCCGTTCACCAACCAACCAACTTATATTACTAATAATCTTGAGTTTTTCGGGACTAAATTTTTGGTTAATTTTAGATAATCGTTTTAGCATTCAAGTATTTTAACGACGGCTATAGCGAACTTCCAAACAAATAGTAATTTTAAAAATGATTAAACATCCTTAAAAATAAAAAATAGATAGCTGTTTAAATTTAACTCAATCTGAGCGATAATTATGTCTTATCCCATGAGTAATAGCGATCACGAAACAGGGAAACTAGAAGACTGAGATAAAATATGCTTTTAATACTTCAAAGTTAGGAGTGGTCGAAATTGAATTCTCAATCAGAAACTAATTCATTTAACATTTGGAATTATAAGCCTTGGTGGTGTCAACCTTGGTCAATTATCTTGACGGGAATTACTATAGTTAGCGGTTGTTGGTTTTTGACCAAAATATTGTGGCTCACCATCGCATTATCTGTTTTGATTAGTTTATGGTGGGGTTATTTTCTGATTCTTTATCCTCGTGCGATCAAACAGCTTTATGCCAATTCTTCTGTGGAAGAAAAGGTTTAACGTTTATAAAGGCTTTTTCAAAACTAAAGATTAATATCTACAATGCCATGAGATCGCATCCAAGTTTTAATCTCTTGGATTAAATTTTGATAACTTAAAATAAAAATTTTCCATGATTTGAAAGCAGATGGATTTTTATATTGAATTTGATGATTGAGGAAATTGGATACGTTGTAAATTTGAGAAGGTTGGGTTTGTTGTTCTGCAATAATTACACAAGAGTTTGGAGTAATTGTTTTTAAAGTAATTCCAACAACCTGTATATCAGGCAGATGAATCCAAAATGCAGTTAAATGTTCAGCGATCGCTTTGGGTAATAGAGGATTACATTCACAATTAGCTATTCTTTGAAAGAATTCAAGGTCACTTATTGAAATCCACATATCTTCAAAATTGCTATAACTAACATATTTAACAGTCGAAGCTCTTTGTCCAAAATTTGCTAATGTAAACAAATTAAATTCTGATGAAAAATTAAGCTGCATTCCTTGATTATTAATAAATTGAATATTAAAATTTTTAGTCCTGAGTATTTCTATTAAGTCAAGAATTGCTTTTAATTGCTCCTGTTGTAATTTATCTCTGACAATACTTTTGTAAGCCAATATTGCTACTACTAAGGTTGCAAATGTGCAAAGTAATGAAAAAAAATTAATACAAGCACTTACTACACTCATTTGTGTTTGAATAAGTTCAGATTCGTTCATATTTGTCTGTATAATTAAAAAAGTTTAAATCAATAACGGTACTGTACTATCAACTCCATAATTAAAACCAATTTGATCCTGTTCAAAATCCCATAAGTTAACTGTTTTTTCTGCTACAGAAGCATTATATTCGTAAGCACCCAAATCTACAGTTTGATTAATAATGCGTTGATTACCATCTAAATCAATTTTACTAGTGACAAATTCATTATTTCCGCGATCAATACCAGGAGAATTAGCTTGAAGACGAAAATTTCCTGCTTTACCATCAATAAATAAAGGATCGCTATCAATATTGCCTATTCCTGAATAACCATCTTCAACCAGACTGTAACTGACAATAGTATTCGCATCTTGATTGACAATCAGATCGGAATCGATTGGACTTTGATTGCTCCAAAAAATGCTGTTACTAAGAGCGGGATCGATTTTACCTTGATTCTTCCAAAAAATACTGTTACTAAAAACAGGTTGAGTCTCTTCATCTCCTTCACTATAAACAGCAGCACCACTTTGAGCGTAGTTATTGATGAAAGTATTGTTACTACCTGAAGAATTACTATAGTAGTTATAAATCGCTCCACCGAAATGGCTGTTGTTATTATCAAAAATACTATTGAAATACTTGGCATCTACTGTCGTGCCGTAATTAAAGATTGCACCACCAGAAGCAATGGCAGCATTAGCATGGAAAATACTATTAAAAATAGCAGGATTACTTTGATAGTCGTTAAAAATTGCCCCGCCTTCGTCAGCAGCAGTGTTATTACTAAAGTCAATTTTAGTCAGGATGGGATTACTATTGTAGTTAAATAATGCTCCACCATCACCTTCGGCGTGATTTTGACCAAAACTAGAGTCACTAATAATTAAATGACTGTTATTAGTGTAAATTCCACCACCATTTTGATTGGCTTGATTATCAACAAAGTTTACGTTATATAACTGATTGAGACTGTCACTACTATACAATCCTCCACCATCGAGAGCGTAGTTTTGTTGGACAATTAAATTAGCAAAAATAGCTTGACTTTGCTTGCTATAAATTCCGCCACCAGAATTATGGGAAGAGTGATTAGCATTTCCGCCGATGATGGTAAAACCGTCTAAGACTGTACTGTTGGTAATGTTACTAGCATCAACGACATGGTAACTATTATCAGTTTGATTGTTAAGATTGCCAATATCACCACTGAGGATCGTAGAATTTTTGTGCCAATCTCTTTGTTCTAATTTAGTTTCATCTCCTGTAAAACCGCCGTAAATAGCAACCCCATTTTTGAGTTGAAAACTAATTTCGCGCTTGCTTTGACTGGGTTTATATGTACCTGCTGCTACCCAAATTTGACTATTAAATTTAGCTGAGGCAAGTGCATCTTGTAAACTAGTGTAAGCATTTGCCCAAGAAGTCCCGTTATTATTTCCTTTGGCATTAGCATTAACATAAATAATCGTAGGATTAGTTTCAATTGTTGGCTGGGGTGGTAACTCTATTCCTTCATAAGCTCCTAAGTCGACGACATCATTGATAATACGGGGATTTACTGCTAAATCTGGAATATCTTGATTAATTAAGTCATTATTACCTTGATTAAGAGCAGGAGAGTTAGCACTTAATCGAAAATCAAAATTATTGGTATTCACAAATAACGGATCTTGATGAAGAATGTTAACTCCTGGATAGCTTCCTTCTATCAAACTGTAACTAATCAGCGTATTTTGATTAAGATCTCCGATTGGATTATTTCCTACCAAACTGGGATTATGCCAAATAATATTATTATTTAGATTCGTAGTGGTCGATTCATTGCCTTCGCTTTCGATTGCTGCGCCGTATCTACCAAGGTTATCAGCTATGGTGCTGTTGGTTAGACGTAAGGAATTATGATCGTTATAAATAACTCCACCAAATTGACTGATATTTTTAGTAAAAAGACTATTAATTACAGAAAGATCGACGGTTGCGCCATTGTTGTAGATACTACCACCAGCTACATTAGCAATATTTCCTTTAAAAATACTATTCTCGATAATTGGACTACTATGATAACTATTAAAGACTGCTCCTCCATAATTAATTGCAGTGTTATTGAGGAAAAGCATCTTGGTTAAATGAGGATTGCTGAGATAATTGTAAATCGCTCCTCCGTCTTCTCCAGAATGATTACTCCGCAACTCTACTTTGTTTAACACAGGACTACTGTTGTAATGATAAATAGCTCCACCGCCATCGCTGGCATAATTATTATTAAAGACAATTTGTTCTAAGATTGAGTTACTATTATTGCTGTATAATCCACCCCCGTCATGAGCAGCAGAATTTTCTTCAAAAACAAGATTTTTAATATCAAGCTGACTTTCATTGACATACATTCCACCGCCGTAACTAGCAGCATTATCTTGAATAATTAAATTAGTTAAAACTGCTTTAGAGCGATCGCTTATAATTCCACCTCCAGATGTAACTGGATTTTCATTGGCATTGCCACCAGTAATAACAAATCCATCTAGCACTGAATCGTTACTAATATTACTAACATCA includes these proteins:
- a CDS encoding glycosyl transferase, group 1, whose translation is MKVTHVNRSDTGGGAAIAAYRLHKKMLELGIDSQMVVDDKNSDDYTVIGSSNLFGKGWGKIQSTLNNLPLRFYQHRDRVHFSLQWLPSNINARLDAIAPDLIHLHWIGGGYFPVEKIAQFNRPLVWTLHDMWAFTGGCHYSQQCDRYKQSCGQCPILKSNQNWDFSRWLWRRKAKAWQDIDLTIVTPSKWLAQCASASSLFKGLRIEVIPNGLNSKKYKPIDKQLAKSLLDLPQDKQIILFGAINATGDPRKGFHLLMPALQKLKSYSTSDHIELVVFGASQPRNPPDFGFKVNYQGKLNDDVSIALLYAAADIFVAPSVQDNLPNTVMEALACGTPCAAFKIGGMPDLIDHQQNGYLATAYEPEDLARGIAWILENPERWQHLSIGARAKVEREYTIERQAQTYLKLYEDILEERNATKFN
- a CDS encoding putative glycosyl transferase is translated as MDNFLVSIITVVFNGKKYLEQAIQSVINQSYKNIEYIIIDGGSTDGTIEIIKRYEGNIDHWISESDRGLYDAMNKGIALANGEIIGILNSDDLYFQDTVLEVVKAYQNYQHPCVIYGNMLKFNDEQGKVSWHRGDLTAHAFKTARIAINHPTCFVQRSLYKKFGGFKPEYEVGADRELMMRFHSQGVTFINTNKTLAKFRLGGTTSYQSLVSIFKREIIQEYKLLNSYAINEKIIALVLFKKVIQASRKWLLYKLLGEKLTNQIIMFYVSKKFTLPS
- a CDS encoding glycosyltransferase — protein: MKLAFLAGQNSIHTVRWVNAMVEKVSELHLLTMHQPNDPIDQRVKIHQLPYQAPHGYFFNRKHLKKILANLQPDLLHVHYASGYGTLGRLTGYHPLILSVWGSDVYDFPATSFLHRAIVAANLRQADWVCSTSEVMAKQTQSICPDLPNLSMTPFGIDIEKFSPVPTLRDDNYLTVGTVKRLTPKYGIDILLKAFAQAKTMAAIDHPAIANKLRLMIVGDGSQKKELESLAQQLKIQDITNFVGAVPHEQVPHYLNQMDIYVAASRLDSESFGVAVLEASACGLPVVVSDAGGLPEVVEDRVTGYITPKENVEATAKAILRLIQNEQDRTLMGLAGRKLVCDRYVWQDNVELMGQIYQELLHKTQNILNN
- a CDS encoding Glycosyl transferase, family 2, whose amino-acid sequence is MVISPDSFANDLPSVTVAIPTYNEEAYIEKVVQEFLASKYPRLIEIIIADGNSSDRTQEIVKKISLLDKRVKLIINPHKIQSYALNLILQQAKGDIFLRADAHCEYASDYVEKCIKALLETKADNAGGAQRFVAAGAFQAGVAIAANSILGNGGAKYRNINYNGYADTVYLGCFWRKALLEVDNNSDLEEINVFDTSQITNQDAELNQKLLNHNPEAIYVSSDIKVWYYPRKTWKSLWIQYFKYGRGRYLTSVKHPDRMQLRGKLPFLFILTLILLLLLDLFFSNLNLHIREIILAGLSIPFLESLRVNWKLKNRFANEIWRGKPELIPSLLTRWFYTGIVILTMPLAHFFGYGFQLCKNTILQIRGW
- a CDS encoding putative polysaccharide biosynthesis protein yields the protein MLKRLSKINQKFSPEKLKIISNISWLVGERLLGMVINFVVVIYVVRYLGSANFGKLSYCISFVGLFEAIAKLGLDDIVVRNLVRDKEHTNTILGSSFVLKLIGSLAACSLIGVSILTFNDDWQTRWMTLIIAFGLVFTSFDVIDYWFQSQVKSGAIVIFRSVQLILSSLTKLIFVIWQFPLIAFVWLVLFDYLAKAIAKICVYWQHHYSVFNWRFNWLQASRLLKDSCPLILSGVMVAIYMKIDQVMLGNLANDQAVGNYAAAVRFSEIWYFIPIAICSSVYPAIIQAKQRSEQEYYSKLQQLYDFMVWIALAIAIPMTFVAKPLMIRLLGAEYAEAGEILSWHIWAGVFVFLGVARSKWLMVENFTVFSFATTSIGALTNVVLNFCLIPTYQGNGAAIATVISYAIAAYFACIFYPPMFKTGWMLTKALCIPFRFRQNLVYFQAIKTKIL